A genomic region of Arachis hypogaea cultivar Tifrunner chromosome 5, arahy.Tifrunner.gnm2.J5K5, whole genome shotgun sequence contains the following coding sequences:
- the LOC112800512 gene encoding ribonuclease III domain-containing protein RNC1, chloroplastic, which produces MELSSSSSLLSPKPCSPALSSYSFSSSFSPFPIKNHNSRNRNPQSFRILAVALEPPQQELPNTSPHPLLKELAERKKITSPKKKGPTRRFLLKPPLDDNKLADRFLKSPQMSLKSFPLLSSCLPSSRLNSADKAWIEDYLLEAKQALGYPLEPSEALGDDNPAKQFDDLLYLAFQHPSCERTKARHVRSGHSRLFFIGQYVLQLVMAEFCLQRYPMESPGPMRERVFGLIGKRNLPRWIKAASLQNLVFPYDDIDRMLRKDREGPVKSVFGALFGAIYLCHGIPEVYRVLFEVFGMDPDAEDCQPKLRRQLEDIDHVSNELEGKISWQDIVSYRPPADALVAHPRLFRACVPPGMHRFRGNLWDYDSRPKVMKTLGYPLEMTDSIPEITEARNIELGLGLQLCFMHPSKYKFEHPRFCFERLEYIGQKIQDLVMAERLLMKHLDAPGLWLQERHRRLLLNKYCGRYLREKHLHGFAIYADDKQDSFERNRRNRNPATASIQQAIHGLSYLVYGKRDVRRLMFEVFDFEQVQPKEV; this is translated from the exons ATGGaactctcttcttcctcctccttacTCTCCCCGAAACCATGTTCACCCGCGCTTTCCAGCTACTCCTTCTCCTCTTCATTCTCCCCCTTCCCAATCAAAAACCACAATTCCAGAAACCGGAATCCACAGAGCTTTCGCATTCTCGCCGTAGCCTTGGAACCGCCGCAGCAGGAACTCCCCAACACCAGCCCCCATCCTCTCCTCAAGGAGCTCGCCGAACGCAAGAAGATAACTTCTCCTAAGAAGAAAGGTCCCACAAGAAGGTTCCTCTTGAAGCCCCCATTAGACGACAACAAACTCGCTGACAG GTTCCTCAAGAGCCCACAAATGTCCCTAAAATCGTTCCCCTTGTTGAGTTCGTGCTTGCCTTCTTCGCGGCTCAACAGTGCCGACAAGGCATGGATTGAGGACTACTTGCTGGAAGCCAAGCAGGCTCTGGGGTACCCTCTCGAGCCCTCCGAGGCGCTGGGGGACGACAACCCTGCCAAACAGTTCGATGATTTGTTGTATCTGGCATTTCAGCATCCGTCCTGCGAGAGGACCAAGGCGCGCCACGTGAGGTCAGGGCATTCTAGGCTGTTCTTTATTGGGCAGTACGTGCTGCAATTGGTCATGGCAGAGTTCTGCTTGCAGAGGTATCCGATGGAGTCGCCAGGTCCGATGAGGGAGAGAGTGTTTGGTTTGATTGGGAAGAGGAACTTGCCTCGGTGGATCAAGGCTGCAAGCTTGCAGAATTTGGTTTTTCCCTATGATGATATTGATCGGATGTTGAGGAAGGATAGGGAGGGACCTGTAAA GTCAGTATTTGGAGCTTTGTTTGGTGCAATCTATCTTTGTCATGGTATTCCAGAAGTATATCGTGTTCTTTTTGAAGTATTTGGAATGGATCCAGATGCTGAAGATTGCCAACCCAAACTGCGCAGACAACTTGAAGACATAGATCATGTGTCTAACGAACTTGAAGGCAAGATAAGCTGGCAAGATATTGTCTCATATAGA CCTCCTGCAGATGCTCTGGTTGCACATCCAAGGCTGTTCCGAGCTTGTGTTCCTCCAGGCATGCATAGATTCAGAGGAAATTTATGGGATTATGATAGCAGACCCAAGGTTATGAAGACACTTGGATATCCGTTAGAAATGACTGATAGTATTCCAGAAATTACAGAAGCCAGGAACATAGAGCTTGGACTTGGATTGCAG CTCTGTTTCATGCATCCATCAAAGTACAAATTTGAGCATCCTCGATTTTGCTTTGAGAGATTAGAATACATCGGCCAAAAGATACAG GATTTGGTGATGGCCGAAAGATTGTTGATGAAGCATTTAGACGCTCCAGGATTATGGCTTCAAGAGAGGCACCGACGCCTTCTTCTGAACAAGTATTGTGGTAGATATTTGAGGGAGAAACATCTTCATGGTTTTGCTATATATGCTGACGATAAACAAGACTCTTTCGAGCGCAACCGGAGGAACAGAAACCCTGCCACAGCATCTATTCAACAAGCGATTCACGGGCTTTCATATCTTGTTTATGGGAAACGCGATGTGAGACGTCTAATGTTTGAGGTTTTTGACTTTGAGCAGGTTCAGCCTAAAGAAGTCTAA
- the LOC112800513 gene encoding casein kinase II subunit alpha-2: MSKARVYTDINVLRPKEYWDYESLNVQWGDQDDYEVVRKVGRGKYSEVFEGINVNSNERCIIKILKPVKKKKIKREIKILQNLCGGPNIVKLLDIVRDQHSKTPSLIFEYVNSTDFKVLYPTLTDYDIRYYIYELLKALDYCHSQGIMHRDVKPHNVMIDHELRKLRLIDWGLAEFYHPGKEYNVRVASRYFKGPELLVDLQDYDYSLDMWSLGCMFAGMIFRKEPFFYGHDNHDQLVKIAKVLGTDELNAYLNKYHLELDPQLDALVGRHSRKPWSKFINADNQHLVSPEAIDFLDKLLRYDHQDRLTAREAMAHPYFSQVRAAESSRMRTQ; the protein is encoded by the exons ATGTCGAAGGCGCGCGTCTACACTGATATAAATGTTCTTCGCCCCAAAGAGTACTGGGATTATGAGTCTCTCAACGTTCAATGGGG TGATCAAGATGATTATGAGGTTGTGCGGAAAGTGGGAAGGGGGAAATATAGCGAGGTTTTTGAAGGCATAAATGTTAATAGCAATGAGCGCTGTATAATCAAGATTCTCAAGCCTGTCAAGAAAAAAAAG ATTAAAAGGGAGATTAAAATACTTCAGAACCTCTGTGGAGGCCCTAATATTGTCAAACTTCTTGATATTGTCAGAGATCAACATTCGAAAACTCCTAGCTTGATATTTGAGTATGTCAACAGTACAGATTTTAAAGTTTTGTATCCAACCTTGACTGATTATGACATACGCTATTACATATATGAGCTCCTCAAG GCATTGGATTACTGCCACTCTCAAGGCATAATGCATAGAGATGTCAAGCCTCATAATGTTATGATTGATCATGAATTAAGAAAACTTCGCTTAATAGATTGGGGTCTTGCTGAATTTTATCATCCTGGAAAGGAATATAATGTTCGTGTGGCTTCAAG ATACTTCAAGGGGCCTGAACTTCTAGTTGATTTGCAAGACTATGACTATTCATTAGATATGTGGAGCCTTGGCTGCATGTTTGCTGGAATG ATATTTCGCAAGGAGCCTTTCTTCTATGGTCATGACAACCATGATCAGCTTGTCAAAATAGCTAAG GTGCTTGGGACTGATGAACTGAATGCGTATCTGAATAAGTATCATCTAGAGCTTGATCCTCAACTTGATGCTCTTGTTGGAAG ACACAGTCGCAAACCATGGTCTAAGTTTATCAATGCAGATAATCAGCATCTTGTGTCTCCAGAG GCAATTGATTTTCTTGATAAGCTCCTTCGGTATGATCACCAAGACAGGCTAACAGCCAGAGAAGCAATG GCACATCCATATTTCTCTCAAGTTAGGGCTGCAGAAAGTAGCAGAATGAGGACACAGTAA
- the LOC112800514 gene encoding uncharacterized protein At2g23090: MGGGNGQKAKMAREKNLEKQKAAKGSQLDSNKKAMSIQCKVCMQTFMCTTSEVKCREHAEAKHPKSDVYVCFPHLKN; the protein is encoded by the exons ATGGGAGGAGGCAATGGGCAAAAGGCAAAGATGGCTCGTGAGAAGAACCTCGAGAAGCAGAAGGCCGCAAAAG GAAGCCAGCTGGATTCAAACAAGAAAGCTATGTCGATCCAG TGCAAGGTATGCATGCAGACATTTATGTGCACCACATCAGAAGTGAAGTGCAGGGAGCATGCCGAAGCCAAACACCCTAAATCTGATGTTTATGTTTGTTTTCCTCACCttaaaaactaa